The Aureitalea marina genome includes a window with the following:
- a CDS encoding histone deacetylase family protein gives MLKIAYHPIFKHNLPLGHRFPMSKYELLHRQLLHEGTCTEENFFEPGVPLDEDILAVHDANYVKQLRELTLDKKAVRKLGFPLTEKLVQREHLITQGTITGAQLALENGIAMNIAGGTHHAYSDHGEAFCLFNDQAIAASWLLRNKKAEKILIVDLDVHQGNGTAQIFADEPRVFTFSMHGAGNYPFRKEKSDLDIELADGTTDHEFLSILSDQLPKLIDSEKPEFIFYLSGVDIIESDKLGRLSCSVAGCRKRDEFVLSSCKEQGIPVQVSMGGGYSPEIKTIINCHANTYRAAQEIYF, from the coding sequence ATGCTGAAGATCGCTTATCACCCCATCTTTAAGCATAACCTCCCCTTGGGACATCGCTTCCCCATGTCCAAATATGAGTTACTGCACCGCCAGCTGCTTCACGAAGGAACGTGTACAGAGGAAAACTTTTTTGAACCAGGTGTTCCTCTGGATGAGGATATTCTTGCCGTCCACGATGCGAATTATGTCAAGCAACTCAGGGAATTGACGCTAGATAAGAAAGCGGTTAGGAAATTGGGGTTTCCTTTAACCGAGAAATTGGTCCAAAGAGAACATTTGATCACCCAGGGGACCATCACGGGAGCTCAATTGGCTTTAGAGAATGGAATCGCCATGAATATTGCGGGTGGCACCCATCACGCTTATTCTGATCATGGGGAGGCTTTTTGCCTTTTCAATGATCAGGCCATCGCCGCCAGCTGGTTGTTGCGTAATAAAAAGGCCGAGAAGATACTGATAGTGGATCTGGATGTGCATCAGGGAAATGGAACGGCCCAGATCTTTGCTGATGAACCCCGTGTTTTCACATTCTCCATGCACGGCGCAGGCAATTATCCCTTTAGAAAGGAAAAGTCCGATTTGGACATCGAATTGGCAGATGGGACAACGGACCATGAGTTCTTAAGCATTCTTTCCGACCAACTGCCCAAGCTGATCGATTCTGAAAAGCCTGAATTCATCTTTTACCTCAGCGGTGTAGATATCATTGAAAGTGATAAACTAGGGAGGTTATCTTGTAGTGTAGCTGGTTGCAGGAAAAGAGATGAATTTGTTCTGTCTTCCTGCAAGGAACAAGGGATACCTGTGCAAGTGAGTATGGGCGGCGGTTATTCCCCGGAGATCAAGACGATAATTAATTGTCACGCAAACACTTACAGAGCAGCCCAGGAAATATATTTCTAA
- a CDS encoding helix-turn-helix domain-containing protein has translation MAYSFQEFNTEAVFRLGNEQDLLLYSSDRPVGLFTFIWTGNKSASVEVDGEPLELAPNSILSITPIQYFQFISGENLNVYQFNREFYCIKDHDKEVSCAGLLFFGNKRTPVVGLNQEQQRSFENLHQVFLEEIATTDNIQAEMLRLLLARFIIKTTRLFKTQDQSLTSFNTKVDLLRSFNLLVDQHFRVEHSVAFYADRLHRSPKTLSNVFGKMDISPLKVIHERIILEAKRLLRYTERSSKEIAYELGFEDPSHLSRLFKKVTGQSPSEFRSLSISA, from the coding sequence ATGGCCTATTCCTTTCAGGAGTTCAATACGGAAGCAGTGTTTCGATTGGGAAACGAACAGGACCTGTTGCTCTATTCCAGTGACAGACCTGTTGGGTTGTTTACCTTTATTTGGACGGGGAACAAAAGTGCCAGCGTCGAAGTTGATGGAGAACCTCTAGAATTAGCGCCAAACAGTATACTCTCCATAACTCCGATCCAGTATTTTCAATTCATCTCTGGTGAAAATCTCAATGTCTATCAATTCAACCGCGAATTCTATTGCATCAAGGATCACGACAAAGAGGTGAGTTGTGCTGGTTTGCTGTTCTTCGGGAATAAACGTACACCAGTTGTGGGGTTGAACCAGGAACAACAGCGTAGCTTCGAGAATTTGCATCAGGTCTTTCTGGAAGAAATCGCAACTACGGATAACATCCAGGCAGAGATGCTTCGTCTTCTACTGGCCCGTTTTATAATCAAGACCACACGCTTATTCAAGACGCAAGACCAGTCACTGACCTCCTTCAACACCAAAGTTGACCTGCTTAGGAGCTTCAATCTGTTGGTAGACCAACACTTCAGGGTAGAACACAGTGTGGCATTCTATGCAGATCGGTTGCATCGTTCTCCCAAGACACTGTCCAATGTTTTCGGTAAGATGGACATCAGTCCCTTAAAGGTCATACACGAAAGAATCATCTTAGAGGCCAAGCGTTTACTGAGATACACTGAACGAAGCTCCAAAGAGATCGCATATGAACTCGGCTTTGAGGATCCTTCCCACCTAAGCCGCCTATTTAAAAAGGTAACCGGCCAATCGCCCTCAGAATTTAGATCTCTTTCCATTTCCGCATAA
- the metG gene encoding methionine--tRNA ligase: METLFLSFPVSMANTTKRYTITAALPYTNGPVHIGHLAGVYVPADIYARYQRLQHKDVAFVCGSDEHGVPITLKAKKEGITPQQVVDKYHEMIKSSFQEFGISFDNYSRTSAAIHHKTASEFFKTLYDQGKFTEEVTQQLYDPEADQFLADRFVVGTCPKCGYEESYGDQCENCGTSHNATDLINPRSAISGAKPILKETRHWFLPLDQYEPWLREWILEGHQSDWKTNVYGQCKSWIDDGLRPRAVTRDLDWGIPVPVEGAEGKVLYVWFDAPIGYISSTKEWAAEKGIDWEPYWKDEDARLLHFIGKDNIVFHCIIFPSMLKAEGSYILPENVPANEFLNLEGNKISTSKNWAVWLHEYLEDFPGQQDVLRYVLTANAPETKDNDFTWADFQARNNNELVAIYGNFINRVVVLTHKYYEGEVPQPGELNGTDLDTLQQLRELPVSISESIERFRFREAQAKLMEVARLGNKYLADEEPWKTIKTDANRTKTVMFVAIQIARALAVLSEPFLPHTAGKLNSILDTSDSLEWNDVCEESWLVQPGHQIGKSELLFTKVEDQQIQGQLDKLEASKAANEAANREVEPQKDTISFEDFTKMDLRVGTILEADKMPKTKKLLVLKVDTGLDVRTIVSGIAESYSPEEIVGKQVTVLVNLAPRKLRGVESQGMILMTEGNNGQLMFVNPDEAGIDNGSGIN, encoded by the coding sequence ATGGAAACCCTATTTTTGTCCTTTCCAGTAAGCATGGCGAATACAACCAAACGATATACCATTACCGCGGCTTTGCCGTATACAAATGGCCCCGTGCACATAGGTCACTTAGCCGGTGTTTATGTTCCGGCAGATATCTATGCACGATACCAGCGATTGCAGCATAAGGACGTAGCATTCGTGTGTGGTAGTGACGAACATGGTGTTCCTATTACCCTTAAGGCTAAAAAAGAAGGAATCACACCTCAGCAAGTGGTAGACAAATACCACGAGATGATCAAATCGTCTTTTCAGGAATTCGGGATATCCTTTGACAATTATTCCCGTACATCGGCAGCAATTCATCATAAGACTGCATCAGAATTCTTTAAGACCCTGTACGATCAGGGAAAATTTACCGAGGAAGTTACCCAGCAACTTTACGACCCGGAGGCAGATCAATTCCTGGCCGATCGTTTTGTCGTTGGAACCTGCCCGAAATGTGGCTATGAAGAGAGCTATGGAGACCAATGTGAGAACTGTGGTACTTCGCACAATGCCACAGATCTGATCAATCCAAGAAGTGCCATCAGCGGTGCAAAACCCATTTTAAAAGAAACAAGGCATTGGTTTCTGCCATTGGATCAGTATGAACCCTGGCTTAGAGAATGGATACTGGAAGGGCATCAGTCCGATTGGAAGACCAATGTCTATGGGCAATGTAAGTCCTGGATTGACGACGGGCTCCGGCCGAGGGCTGTTACCCGGGATCTGGACTGGGGTATCCCTGTACCGGTGGAAGGGGCCGAAGGCAAAGTCCTCTATGTTTGGTTTGATGCACCTATTGGATATATCTCTTCTACCAAAGAGTGGGCAGCCGAAAAAGGTATCGATTGGGAACCCTATTGGAAAGACGAGGATGCTCGCCTACTCCATTTTATTGGGAAAGACAATATTGTCTTTCACTGTATCATTTTCCCTTCCATGCTAAAAGCAGAAGGGTCATACATTTTGCCGGAAAATGTTCCGGCCAACGAATTCCTGAACCTAGAGGGCAATAAGATCTCCACCAGTAAGAATTGGGCGGTCTGGTTACATGAGTACCTGGAAGACTTTCCCGGTCAGCAGGATGTATTGCGTTATGTACTAACAGCAAACGCACCAGAAACCAAGGACAACGACTTTACCTGGGCCGATTTCCAAGCCAGGAACAATAACGAATTGGTTGCCATTTATGGGAACTTTATCAACCGGGTAGTCGTGCTAACCCACAAATATTACGAGGGAGAAGTACCCCAGCCTGGAGAATTGAACGGAACCGATCTGGACACTCTTCAGCAACTAAGGGAACTACCGGTCAGTATCAGCGAGTCTATTGAACGATTTCGTTTTAGGGAGGCCCAGGCTAAACTGATGGAAGTGGCCCGCTTAGGAAACAAATACCTGGCCGACGAAGAACCCTGGAAGACCATTAAAACTGATGCTAATCGGACCAAGACGGTGATGTTTGTGGCTATACAGATCGCTCGGGCACTGGCTGTACTAAGTGAACCTTTTCTACCGCATACTGCCGGTAAATTAAATTCAATTCTAGATACTTCAGACTCCCTGGAATGGAATGATGTGTGTGAGGAATCCTGGCTGGTTCAACCGGGACATCAGATCGGTAAAAGTGAACTATTATTCACCAAAGTTGAAGACCAACAAATACAAGGACAATTGGATAAACTGGAGGCGAGCAAAGCGGCCAACGAGGCTGCCAATCGAGAGGTAGAACCTCAGAAAGACACTATCTCATTTGAAGATTTCACCAAAATGGATCTTCGTGTGGGAACGATCCTGGAGGCCGATAAAATGCCCAAGACCAAGAAATTATTGGTTTTAAAGGTAGACACAGGATTAGACGTCAGAACCATTGTCTCCGGAATTGCCGAAAGCTATTCTCCAGAAGAAATAGTTGGTAAACAGGTAACCGTTTTGGTTAACCTGGCTCCTAGGAAACTGAGAGGGGTAGAAAGTCAGGGAATGATCTTGATGACCGAAGGCAACAATGGCCAATTGATGTTTGTTAATCCGGATGAGGCCGGTATTGATAACGGTAGCGGAATCAACTAA
- a CDS encoding DUF1501 domain-containing protein, which produces MCDHKHLPKKEVDSGKGHIHDQEHHMWNRRSFIQALGLAGAGSMMLANAQITASKPSPLSVALNESETDRILVIIRLKGGNDGLNTIVPVYDYDNYANLRPTIRHNQGDLMMLNADFGVPDYMNSLESIWGEGQMKVIHGVGYPQQNLSHFRSSDIWASTDDINNEQTGWWGRYFEDLYPDYIVNPPEVPPAIQIGSVGNLIFEGSDSNYAFSVANPEQLALVAESGTLHDVLDVPDCVYGDKLLFLRSTANTTFTYAGVINDAYTSAVNSVEYDDAELSNQLAICARMIKGGLGTKVYMVTLNGFDTHAEQPEVHQALLTDLANSIRNFYTDLEDMGMQNEVLCMTISEFGRRPYENGSTGTDHGAASPVMLFGPELNGSGFVGDHPNITQWDMNDNLIPSADFRDVYSSVLTSWFCLDPSVVSNILLDQQYEQLDLGFTCSTLDTPDMISSSRLKHGGVYRDGIDYIEIDMPITAHMGIKLFDIIGREVGTIANELVFAGRQSFDIRSRINARLSLGQYVYRISTGGQFYSKSILLH; this is translated from the coding sequence ATGTGTGATCATAAACATCTTCCGAAAAAAGAAGTGGATTCTGGCAAGGGCCACATCCACGATCAGGAGCATCATATGTGGAACCGTCGCTCCTTCATTCAGGCTTTGGGTCTGGCAGGAGCTGGGAGTATGATGCTTGCAAATGCTCAAATCACGGCCAGTAAACCTTCCCCACTCTCCGTAGCTCTGAATGAGAGTGAAACAGATCGTATCCTTGTTATCATACGTCTGAAAGGAGGAAATGATGGTTTAAACACCATAGTTCCGGTCTATGATTACGACAATTATGCCAATCTGAGGCCAACCATTCGGCACAATCAGGGTGATCTGATGATGCTTAATGCGGATTTTGGTGTGCCTGATTATATGAATAGCCTGGAAAGTATCTGGGGAGAAGGACAGATGAAGGTCATCCATGGAGTGGGTTACCCTCAGCAGAATCTTTCTCATTTCAGATCTTCGGATATCTGGGCCTCTACAGACGATATCAATAACGAGCAAACCGGTTGGTGGGGGCGCTACTTTGAGGACCTGTATCCCGATTACATCGTCAATCCACCAGAGGTTCCTCCTGCCATTCAGATCGGTAGTGTAGGAAATCTGATCTTCGAGGGTAGCGACTCCAACTACGCCTTCTCCGTAGCCAATCCAGAACAACTGGCCCTCGTGGCGGAAAGCGGTACCCTTCACGATGTCCTTGACGTACCGGATTGTGTTTACGGCGATAAGCTGTTGTTCTTAAGGTCTACAGCCAATACAACCTTTACCTATGCCGGAGTGATCAATGATGCTTACACCTCCGCTGTGAATAGCGTGGAATACGACGATGCCGAATTGTCCAACCAACTGGCCATTTGCGCCAGGATGATAAAAGGAGGTCTTGGGACCAAGGTGTACATGGTCACCCTAAATGGATTTGACACCCATGCCGAACAGCCCGAAGTCCATCAAGCACTATTGACGGACCTGGCCAATTCTATTCGAAACTTCTATACAGACCTGGAAGATATGGGCATGCAAAATGAAGTGTTATGCATGACCATCTCAGAATTTGGCAGAAGACCATATGAGAACGGGTCGACTGGCACGGACCACGGTGCTGCATCTCCGGTGATGCTCTTTGGACCAGAGTTGAACGGCAGTGGCTTTGTAGGAGATCATCCCAACATTACCCAATGGGACATGAATGATAACCTAATCCCATCTGCTGATTTCAGGGATGTGTATTCCAGTGTTCTGACCAGCTGGTTCTGTCTGGATCCTTCTGTGGTCAGTAACATATTGCTGGATCAGCAATATGAGCAACTAGACCTTGGTTTTACTTGTTCCACTCTGGACACTCCGGATATGATCTCCAGCAGCCGCCTGAAGCATGGCGGAGTTTATCGGGATGGGATCGATTATATCGAGATCGATATGCCGATTACAGCCCATATGGGCATCAAGCTCTTTGATATCATTGGAAGGGAAGTGGGCACCATTGCTAACGAATTGGTATTTGCCGGCAGGCAGTCATTTGATATCCGAAGCCGTATCAACGCCCGTTTGAGCCTGGGACAGTACGTCTATCGAATATCAACCGGAGGACAATTCTACAGCAAGAGCATCCTGCTACACTGA